Genomic segment of Apium graveolens cultivar Ventura chromosome 7, ASM990537v1, whole genome shotgun sequence:
TCACTTGCAAAAAATGAGATATAAAATCACCAATTATGAGTACAAATCATCAGTTAAATACCATATATAACATTTATCCGCTTAATACAGCTCTTCAAACAATTTTTGTTAGTGAAAAAATATGACAATACTCGATTATCTACAACTTCcaagttatttatttaattaaaatataatttgaaGTAAAATGTATATGCCCCACTAACACCACTGGCCCTCATAATTCCCAGCGTGAAGCCCTTTATACTAATCTTCCCCAACATCTCACATGACTCGGCGTCACCTACACAATGCCATTATTATTTATAAATGTACATGACTAGTCTACATTAATATATCCCTTCCAATTTAATTTACGTGATATGCATGCACGACATATATCGTTGTCTTACATTTCATTCCTCCTATTTAAACACCTCACTGCTGCTGCTGTAAACTGACCTACAGCTGAAACAAAATTCTTACAGAAGATGGACAAGAGCAGGTCCTTCCCGGAGTATTCATCGTCGTACTGTGGCGAATTCGAGCCGGAGAATCGAGGAACTGTGTACTCGTTTAACGGCCCTAATGCCAAGGGAGAAGGCTTCACTCCACCTAGTGATCCGGAGCTCAAGAGGAGGAAGAGAATAGCTGCATATGACATGTTTACTACTGAAACAAAGCTCAAGTCTACTATGAGGGAGAGGTTCAAGTGGATTAAGAACAAGTTCACCGATGTTCGCTATCATTTGTGAGTCCTGTAATATTATCTATGAATCTATCtgagtaataatagttgtgtacTTAAAGAACAGCTATATCTTCTGCGTCTGGTATGGTATTTCAGTTCTACTAGCCTTTAGAGTTTTCGGTTTCGAGTTATGCTTGAATATTGATGATGCCATGATGGTAAGAGATGTAATCAAATTGGGAAGTGATATGTAATCGTCCTCCTATTATTTATGTGTGAGCTCCATCATTCTCTTCATCAGAGGTGTCACCGTTTTCTTATTTATTAGTTTCTGGTATGGATACGTACGTTTATAGGTATGTCAGTTTGTGTTAATTATTAACGTTTATAGGTATGTCAGTCTGGGTAGTTTGGTTAGAAGTTGGTATGAATTTGAAATGGGTTAAGGAGGTATTCGGATGAGAAATTCCTCATATTATATATTTGGTTTGGAATGAGTcagtttaattttaaaatttaatcgACATCTCAATTTTGagtttataattatatataagtaCACATTATACATTAAAATTAAGTTCAAcataatttacaaaaaaaaaataataataataagtatATGATTAGTAAAATTTAATTTAACCAactaaataataatttaatattttttaataaataaaatcttACTAATTGgcattaaataaaaaatattatcattttattgaaaattaaataatatatcaaatttaAAATATGTGCATTAAAATTGTATTTAATTACAAAAAATAAAGATGAATAATAAAAATGAATCTGATACCTCATACCCTTTTCTCGTACACATCCTCTAAGGTATCAAATTTGAGATACCCTTTTCTCGTACACATCCTCTAAGGTATCAAATTTGATTCTCAGTGGGTTTAGGGTAATAAAAATTATAAACCAAACATCAGGTATGGGTTTCAAATAAACAAAAGCCTAAATTTACTCAACCAAACAACCCATTACTGAGTTCGTTTTGAGGTTGAATATCGAAAGTAAGTGACACGTCCAAAAATCAAGTAAGATCAAATTAAACTTGAACTGAACATCAATCAACTTATTTGATTCAAGAAAAACTGTAACGTGTAGAGCTCGTTTTGggttttaatataatttttaaaatttgctATTTGACTCAcgaaattataataaaatttaacaTTGATACTTTGAAAATTTAAAAGTAACTTAAATGGGAAAATAAAAGTTAGATTTCATCATAGACAAATTATAATTCGGGTTGAGTATATTACTTTTCTGATCAAGTGTGGGTAAGATAAAAAATTTCCTGGAAAAATTGATCGTTTTAGTGTTCAATCAATACCAATTTTGAATAACTATACTGATTTTTACAAGTTTTTCGATAGATtcttattaaaaataatttttaaccGGATTTTAGCATAATCAAGTTATTAGTGACCACCGAGCGATTAATGATCATTAATAATTAATTGCCAACTTTTCACCAAAACATGATTTATCTACATATTACTTAACAATTTTTCGTATAATTATCATATAAATCTATTATTACATTTCtttcaaatatattttaaattcatataattaaatcaattaaatttaaattatttttatatcaaaaaggGTCATCTTCGGTTTGATCGACTGCGAATCAAGGTTCAGGTTGAAAAGTTCGACCCGAACACTATCCGTTAACCAAAATTGTCATCCCCCGGTCCGAAAGTACAGAAACTAAAAGAATGCGACGGCAACATGCAACTTGTCAAAAGAAGTGAAATAATATAAAGGTTGTCTATTTCATTGCTTGCTAGTAGCTGGTCACCATCTACAGAGGTGGAGCACTACAAGGTTCTCAACACAATAACATAGAACTACTAGATGTTACCTTTAAAACCCATAAAATTACGTTCAAGCCTTTTGTTCCTGTTCATATTATTCTAACATATCTCGTTACTAAGATTTCGAATTAAAAAAATGGTGCATGACAACTTTGGCATCGATATTTTTAATGCCATTCCTTCATCCGACATCTCCTGATTACTGATTCAATCAAAAAAGAGACAAATCTTGAAGCTCTTTAATTTTAGATCCTTTACTTACAGTTATAATTGATTCCATAAATGGAAACAAAAAAGAGCATGATACAATGCCAATCTATTATACATATTTGGATCAGCACAGTACAATCAACCTAGTCTTCAAGAAATGGTCGTGAAGCTGACTGAAGTTCATGGTATACTTTTCtcagtttttaatttttttagccAAGATCTCCCTTCTGACACTGTTGAACAAGAGGCATGCAGCACTCTAGCTCTATTGGTTTTCATATATCTTCTATTCATGAACAAATGTAGAAGTCTTAGAGACCAACCCAGTATGAGCGGCCATTAGTGTTGTGTACAGGAGATGCTGTGGGAGAGGTCACACACCACTCGTACCAAACCTGCATACAGTGGCAGCATAACATTAAAAAGAGATGAACCAAATCAATAACCAAGACAACAAAATATCGAGGGCAAATATAATTGCAAAATATTATTCTGAGGGCAATTTTGTCATCCTCGCAACTGATGTTGCAAGCTCTAGTGCGAGTCCAACAGCTTCCCTGTATGGTTTCCTAAGTTAAAATTAGGGAATTTAGCACAAAATAGTTCTCCAACAAGGTCCTAATGGTTCCCTAAAACACCAAGGACACCTAGCCATCCCCTATTTCTGAGGAACCACCTTATTTCACACATATGTCAATAAAATAATCATTTCCCTTCTTTTTAACCCTTCTTCCCACTCTTCAAAACATAGCCGGAGTtcaaattcattattaatacaaTGATTAGGAACAAGTAAAAGGATTGTTGCAGGAGTTAATATACAAAAGATTGTCCTAAATCACTAGGATTCATTTGTTTATACTATTTATAAGGAAGTTACTAGGACACTGTTGGACTGGCCTGGCTCTCTGCATTCTGGCTTATATGTTTACATATGTACACAGATCTCTGCATTGTGGCTAATGCTAATACACATCCTGAAGCATATATATGTGTTTTGCAAATGGTTCCACTATGTGTTACAATTACATCAGTCGATTCTTGCATCATCAAGAGTGCAGGAGTTTTCATTTGTTGCAGAGCATAAATATGGTATTTGATGCTACAAACCACGGATCATCCCTTTTGGACAAATACACTTGGGATAAATTCATTATTCTCAATGCAACTTCAGATATATAACATAATAATTTTTACCTTGGTAGAACCACAACACCGCCAGAGATGAAATTCTAATGAAGTTCCTGGTCGTACGCATAAAGGAGTCCTCAATGGTATAAATGCTGGAAACCTGCATGATAAACATAGGTCAAATACAGAAATAATTAGGCGAGGAAGATAGAAACATAATTTGGTATTGTAAGCTTCCATCAGGTAGTTTGAGACTTCGAGTAACTCATTGCTAAAACAAGCCAGTAAATATTCCATCGCACCACAAGGCATGAATCTATTTTAAGGACCATAATACACTTCTTGCATCAAATTTGACAACACAATCGACAATCATATAAAAAAATCAGCATCAGAGATTGGCTGGTTTATTTTTTATTTGGGGCTGGGGCATACAACTATACAAATTCCCATGTTGACTTAAACCCTAGGCACAAAACAGAAGACCATAATGTGGGAATTATAATGGAAAGCAAGGTAATCACAGTCTGTTACTTTAGACTAAATATAATGATGATTGGCTTCAAAACAGAGCAGGACTACACGAAACACATGATGTACCAGCTGAACATGTTTGGAGTTGCAGTCAATGGTTCCATTCCAAGATGGACATCTTTGTAGAGCGTTGCATCAAAATAACCAGCAAATCCTGTCAATTTAACAAAAAAGATGCAATTAGGTTGTAGATTTCCACCAAAATGTTCAGAGATATTATATGCTCTTAAATTCAAGATAAAAGTTACTCTTTAAATGGAATATAAACAACACATTGTTTCACATGAAGATGAAAGAATAGTATATTCTCTGATCCATTTTACAGCAAATGAATTGTAATGCTTCCAATAGAAACTTAAATAAGACCAAGAAAAAAGTAACCTTAGTGGCTTATCGTTAACTTCCAAATCTGACCAACAATATCAAAAGATATATAACAAATTCCAATTAATATGTTACCAGCTTCCCTTTTAAAAAACTGGATCAGGCACAAACATTATCCAAAAGTTGTCTTTATCACAAATTTTACTGTTGAGACATAGTTACACATTCCATGACTACATACCATGAACTAAAGCCGATCCAGTGTCACTGGGTAATTCAAATCGAAGCTTCTTGTACCGCTGATTGCTATTGTTAGTTGAGTACTCTGGATGCATAAATGTAAAAACCTGTACAATATCATGGAGCTGGTGAGTGCTAAAATTTGACTTAGTTCAAGTTTGGTAGTATGTAATACATGATCAAAACCATCGtcacaaaaaataaaataaggaGAACTCACAGGTTGGGAGGGAGCAAGCCTTGCTACACGATGTAGCTTAACAACATAAATAGTCTCAAAGTGCACAAGATCTTTATGTGACTTAATCTGTTGCAATATATCAAGcatttaaaaacataaaaaaatgcCACATTTAGAAAGAAGAAAGATATTAAACTCACGTCAGCATATAACTTTGATGCAGTAAGCGGTTGAATATAACTCGTATACCTGATACACAAAAATCAAGAAGATAAAGTTATCAAACACCTCTAAACGATACCAAGAAACACCCAAAAATAATCTGAATCAATACAGCTTGATTGCTGAAGGAAAGATTAGATTGGTGGTGTTCAAAACTCACACAAGGAAAGATTTAAAATAGATTATAAAAAAATGAATACTTGGGCTGTATAGATTAAACATACCACTAGTGGACATATTATTCAACTCGTAAAATGTTGAATATCAAAAATTGGGGACTTTGTCTCGCTAAGTATGAAAATCACCGGCCTTAATATTACAATAACACACATACTTCATATTCCAACTAACAGACAATTATGCCGGGATGTTGAATGAATATTTCACCAACGGTTATGCACAATCAAATATCATTTTATCCAAAAACCTGGAAAAATCCTTTTCAAAAACTACATTAACAAAATTTACCCAGAAAAACAGATGATACATACGATGATGGAATCGAAATTCCGTCTTCCTTTAAAAATCTTTGAGCTCCATCCAGACATTCAGGTGACAGCTCATTGTCACCAAAAGACCCTAGTAATTCACTGACCTACATGAAAGCATTCAATGTGATGATAAGTTTAGTCTCAGATATAAGATAATAAAGGTTACTTGTATGTTACGATCAAGATTGTTTTTACCAAGATGTCTGCTTTCTCGGGGGCCTCCCAGCAACGCATGTCACTGGAAATAATGGTGACGATGTTCtcccaaccttctaatttcaccAAGCTCTGGTTTAACAGAACTAATATTAATGCCGAAAAATAGTACAGCATACAACAAAAATACGTGATATACattaattaaaaacaaaatcACAACATGAAAGGGCAAAGGCAACAAAAGTGGGATAGCGTAGCAAAAGTTCTAGGTAACAGACTATTAACCATGATAAAAAGAAAAATGCAACTTTTGTGGTGTTGAAGAACCACAGTAAACTATTATGTGGCAGTAATGTATAATTATTTAAGTTAATAACTTACATGGAGTGTAACAACAGCATTTGGATTTTTCTCTACAGCATAAACTTTTAATTTACGCCCAGTCTCTTCAGCTGCCTAGAAATACAAATAACAATTTTAAAAGAAAACGTAAACACAATTAAAACAGAATGTGCACTTCTGTAAGATATCTAGACATTTAAAGGTATTGCGGTACAGCAAATTTCTAATAAGGGTTAATTGTGTTCACCTCTACAAATCCTTCCCCATCCCTGCCCTACTTCAACCTTGGCCAGTTGGtctcaaaattttcaatattaACTTTTATCTTTTTTCACAACCTCTCACTTCACATATCTCTTAAAAGAAGTTGGCACCTAAAATGCTAATATAATATGTCAAAATCAAAATGTTGATAATTATAAACCTGTAATGATGCTCTGACAAGAGGTCCTCTACCAGCCCCTACAACCATTAATATCTGCAACAGTTTATAAAAATCAGTAAAACGTGTCTTTCGCATGCAAAGCTGAAATAATTGAAATCAAAAGAGAGAACGTCTTTGACCAATTCTCAAACTTACAGTTGTCACTGTAGATGAATTATCATCAGGTACTCTGTCCTGCAGGGCTTTACTGATTGCTCTTTGGTACTGCAGAAGTGTTGCTCAATATTAATAAGAACAGAAAGAGCAAAGAAAATTGTATCCGGCATTTATATTTGAGGAATAAAATAAGGGGCAAATCCAGTTGTGCAGGTAAAGTACAGCCTTTTCAATAAGTACAGTGCCATAATAACTACTTTTCGCCATTTTTCACGAAGTAGTCTATAAAAAAAGAGATATTGCTTTCCATCACCTACATGCATAGTTATTCTATAAACATATAACTAAATTATTTTGTACCTGTATGTACTTCATTGTATCCTTTTCGAATGTTTCATATGTTTGGGCCTCAAGGTTATCCATTAAAGGCTGCATTCAAGTAAGAAAGAAAAAGACCATAAGTATCCAGATAATTTACCCAAAAAAATAGAGAGAGATCAGAATACTTTTCAAAGATATGCATTGCAGCAAAAAGAGAGGAGCAGTTTTGATAATGACTTTAAAGGAACATACTTGCAACGGTGACTGTAGAAAATCTCTATATCCAAGCTGAAATAAGAGGAAAAAAAAGTTACAAATTTAGCAATGGGTGTCTGTGTAGGCCAATGGGAAAGGGCAGAAGGGTATAAATCTGTATTTTAGAGTGATTGAGATATAAACCTCAAACCGCTCTTGTTCCGAAAGAACATCCATTCTCTGATACAAATAACCAACATAGTCCAAGTACGGTCTTAGGGGATGCCTCTGAACACCTAAATGGTAACCAAATTActcaaatttaaaatatatattaaaaatgaaCACAAAGATGTGCACATAATCGATAACAATGACACAGATAAAAGGAACTTACTCTCAACGTGATTCTTGTTATTATTAGGATCCACATCCATATTTCTCATAGGATGTTTTTTATCTTGGTTTCCAGAAATCACGATCTGCCCAGGATAGTTCAAACGAGGAAGATCATTAAGCATTAAACAATTACATGTAATTCAGTACATTAAAAAGTTTGCATTCAGCTGAAAGGAATTCAAAGTAATTGCATGTCACAGATTAATAGAGCACCAAGTTggtgaaattaatataaatggAGATAACAGGCAGGATTTAGCCTATTAACAGCTTATAGTAAAATGATTTGTTTTTTATTTGAGTCCTAACATAATTTTACCATGCAAATTATGAATAAAAGCATATAATGCTGTTTGGTTGGGGAGAATGGAGCGGAAAGGAATATTGTGAACAATAAAGGAGAAAAGATGGAAGTGGGAGGGAAGAGTGGAAAGAACGAGGGAGTTCAAATTCCCAATATTGAGATTTATAATATGAGTAAGATATAGAATAGAGCATTCTTTCTCAATTTGGCGGGGTTGATATTTAGTTTAGATTGTTATAAAGGCAACTGATGAATGAATAGAAATTTTGAACATTTTACCCTATACTGCACAAACTTCATTCCATTTTTATTCACCCGACCAAACCCAACTTAGTCTTGGAGTCTCCCTCCCTCCCTATTTAAACCCACTGTCTCCCTTCctcacctctctctctctcaccttaATATATAGTATCTATCTATTTCTCTACTCAATCTATCAGGAAGTTATACCAATCAACTTCAAAGCATTTTGCAAGGTTTAACTGTGTAAGTAGGAAGATATTTTTCTGGAATAAAATGAAAAAGAAACAAGAACATTGATCACCTGAATCGAGTGATTGAAAAACCCGCTCATTAGCTTCTGGTGACGCTTAGAAAGACATGGATATCCCTTTGCGTTGGTCAGAAAAGACTGTAAAATTAAGTACATGAGAGAAAGTATTAATAACTCAAAACCTTTACAGAGGCGCACAGTGCAAAGAGTGTCCATGATTTATACATTTGTATGAATGATGGCTGCTCTAACAGGCTCTCCGAACCAACGCCCAAGTGAATTTGCTGAAGGAAGTGAAGGCCTAATTAACAACAGATACACTTCATAAGATATACTTCAGAGTAATATGTATCCTAGTTGCAGTTATAACAGTTATTTACAAAAATTTACTCACAAAATATCAAGTGCAATTGATAACTGGCTATGATGCTCACATAGAATACGAAAGGAATTCCACAATTCCCAAGAGTCCGCCTGTTCTCTCTAAAAGAAAAAACAAGAGCACTTATAATATGAGAGTTAAACGGCATTCATCATATATATATAgaaagaaaattttgaaaaattttgagTACGACAAAAATTACTCTCATCAAGAAAGACCTACAATAGTAAGCTATTTGCCAGCTGAAGGCACCCAAACCTAATGGAAAAGATATCTTGAAAAGAGGACCATTTTGGTAATGTACAGCATTTAATGCTCAAAAGACAAAAGGTATAACTCCCAGATGGTCAAACAGAATAGAAGTTAGAGGCCATGTAACTGAGAGTGAGTAAGATGTGTTTATGAGTGTCACAACAGCAGTTTTTTTTCTAAAAGCATAGAAATGATTGTATGGGAGAACTGAGAAGAACTACTAATCCATGACAGCATACTAATTACGCAACTTTCCATATATGAACTTAAATTAATATTACCGAAGGAAAATAAATCTTAGGAAACTACTGTTGATCAACAACTGTAGCTAATTCAAACATAAACCTATAATAGTAATCCAGTTCAAAGTGGAGTCTACACTCACCTGGAGATCACCGTTCTCATTTACTGAATCATCATCAGACTTCTCCAACGGAATCCTAAGCCACAACTTCATCATTGAAATAAATTATAAGAGTACAAATACAAGACAAGGAAGTGAGTTGGAACATGAGATGCTTATCCATATAAAATAGAAGTTTATTTTATACATGGAACTGGACAATCGAAGAATAAAACTAGACATTCTTAAATGGATGAAACTTGGCACCTGCATATTATTAAGACTCTGTAGAATTTGATTCACGACTCTAGCATAATTACCGCATGATGTTCCCTTCGGGGAAGGAAGAAGGCATGCCTACAGTGAAAGAAAACAAATTAATGAATTTAATAACTTCTTAAGGCAGATTTAAATTCCACAAAAACCGTGTCAAAGCATGATGCACTTCATACGTGTCTGAAGAGAGACAACAATTATGTATGCAAGTCACCTTTGAAAAACACCCACTAAAGGGTTTAGCTAACCTTATCACATTTTATGTGACTCGAAAGAGTTTTTATGCCTCAAAAATCAAGTACATAACTATCACCAAAATTGTATGCACCTGTAACGAAAGATGAGAAGCCCAAGCTATTTCTTGCTTCAAACAGATCTCTGAGTCTCTTCTCAGTAATTCATCTTCCGAATCCAAGTCAATCCACAAGCTAATCCTGCCTATGTATGATTGATTCATGTCaggaaataatgataagagagaAATGTTGATATGATTGTAAACCCATTTAAAGCAACATCTTTGTagtaaattctgatttttcataTGTACGCAATCaaagattattttaaaaaattattttgagttgGATGGCACATATTACCTAGGCCACCTTTAGTGACTGATTACCCAATATTGATTAATAGCAACATATATGCTAGGAGCGTTATCTCTTAGAAGTTGAGTTTTAGCAAAGAGCATAAACATTGACAACACCAGTAAAAGGACAGAAACTCATTTGACCAAATAATTATATACATCCCAACTTTTAACTTTTCTAATGTTTATAAGAGCAAGAGTATTGTAATCCTTTAGAATTGAAAAACATTATACTGTTCGATAGCTAATTGGTTTATTCAAGTGAATGCAGACATTTTTTCTTATTTGCTTCAACCATAATAGGATTTAAAAACTTTCTTATAGAGAAAACATCAATATTATGAATTACACATAATTTTCCACCTCTCAGTAGGCTTTTCACCTGCAACTCTATCTTCACACATCAACTAGCTTTATGTATTCCCAAATATTTGTGCATGAAACTTCGCAGCGCTCCTTTTTTTATAAGCTACCTTATAAACAAAACTCATTCAAATAGATAATAACCGTCTTCCGCTCCACCTTTACATTGATTACATCATCCTTCAATAACTTCAGGCCCCACACATTTGACTTGGACTCTACTAAAAAGTTGGAATGATAACTCTATATCCACACTGTTTATTAATCATGGTCCATAGTTTGCTGCCGCAAATTATTGAAACTTTATCAATTATAtcttttttgaaaaaaaaaggcATATCCAgttcaaatataatatattttcGATTTAATTATATCTTTTTTGAACAAAAAGCATATATAGttcaaaattcaaatataatatattttcaaTTTATTTGTATATTTTTCTACTATCTAAAATATGAATAAGCATGCAAAGCACAGGCCAAACGTTAATAAAATAAATCTAGAGTTTGTACGTACTCACGTAACTTAGGTGAGTACAAAGAGTTTTTTAATATAAATACACGAGGGGTATTATTGTAATTACAGAATCTTTTTAAAAAATTACAACTATGCCATTAAAAATACACTATGTACTCGGGTAAGCCCCCTAAGTATGTACTTAGGGGCATTTTTCTCATAAATCTATATTGTTTATGCTGTAAGAATACTTAATAGGATATATTATAGGCCAGGTCATACCGACGACATGACTGCTCCACTGAGAAGGGCTTAAAACTAAGTCAGACCCCGCAAAAGGAAGAACGCCACAAGACTTGTCATTGTCACCTTTTAAGCTAGGCCTGTAAGCAGGATCCATCTGCATCACAAAACATACTTCTTCATAAACAGGAATGAATTCAAAATGGGAGGAGAAAAAGTTGCTTTCTTGCTGGAATGAAAGAGAGTGATTAAAATTTAGATGTAGTTTAGAGCCTAGAATGAAACTAAAGTTTCAACTACTGAAAGGACTGCTAACACGTTACTTTAGGTGTGTTCACTGACCAATCACGCAATATGGCAGCAATCAAGCTGCTACATGAGTGGCTAATTAACCACCGAAACCAATACACaatgaaactaattataactaaTTGATATTGGCTGGATCATTCTGCGTAATATATTAATATTACATTAAACTGAAGTAGTGAGAAAGATGAAAGAATAAGGCTGTTAGCAACATATTGATATTAAGGTTTGTGGTCAACA
This window contains:
- the LOC141671879 gene encoding protein arginine N-methyltransferase 1.5 isoform X1, which translates into the protein MPLGERAGDKSDSRYCGIETDFNDDIPQLLSENINGGFDFVVATLMDPAYRPSLKGDNDKSCGVLPFAGSDLVLSPSQWSSHVVGRISLWIDLDSEDELLRRDSEICLKQEIAWASHLSLQACLLPSPKGTSCGNYARVVNQILQSLNNMQLWLRIPLEKSDDDSVNENGDLQREQADSWELWNSFRILCEHHSQLSIALDILPSLPSANSLGRWFGEPVRAAIIHTNSFLTNAKGYPCLSKRHQKLMSGFFNHSIQIVISGNQDKKHPMRNMDVDPNNNKNHVESVQRHPLRPYLDYVGYLYQRMDVLSEQERFELGYRDFLQSPLQPLMDNLEAQTYETFEKDTMKYIQYQRAISKALQDRVPDDNSSTVTTILMVVGAGRGPLVRASLQAAEETGRKLKVYAVEKNPNAVVTLHSLVKLEGWENIVTIISSDMRCWEAPEKADILVSELLGSFGDNELSPECLDGAQRFLKEDGISIPSSYTSYIQPLTASKLYADIKSHKDLVHFETIYVVKLHRVARLAPSQPVFTFMHPEYSTNNSNQRYKKLRFELPSDTGSALVHGFAGYFDATLYKDVHLGMEPLTATPNMFSWFPAFIPLRTPLCVRPGTSLEFHLWRCCGSTKVWYEWCVTSPTASPVHNTNGRSYWVGL
- the LOC141671879 gene encoding protein arginine N-methyltransferase 5 isoform X2 — translated: MPLGERAGDKSDSRYCGIETDFNDDIPQLLSENINGGFDFVVATLMDPAYRPSLKGDNDKSCGVLPFAGSDLVLSPSQWSSHVVGRISLWIDLDSEDELLRRDSEICLKQEIAWASHLSLQACLLPSPKGTSCGNYARVVNQILQSLNNMQLWLRIPLEKSDDDSVNENGDLQREQADSWELWNSFRILCEHHSQLSIALDILPSLPSANSLGRWFGEPVRAAIIHTNSFLTNAKGYPCLSKRHQKLMSGFFNHSIQIVISGNQDKKHPMRNMDVDPNNNKNHVESVQRHPLRPYLDYVGYLYQRMDVLSEQERFELGYRDFLQSPLQPLMDNLEAQTYETFEKDTMKYIQYQRAISKALQDRVPDDNSSTVTTILMVVGAGRGPLVRASLQAAEETGRKLKVYAVEKNPNAVVTLHSLVKLEGWENIVTIISSDMRCWEAPEKADILVSELLGSFGDNELSPECLDGAQRFLKEDGISIPSSYVSSVFLGIRVIFNRLLHQSYMLTLSHIKILCTLRLFMLLSYIV